The Impatiens glandulifera chromosome 8, dImpGla2.1, whole genome shotgun sequence genome includes a window with the following:
- the LOC124912472 gene encoding zinc finger protein HD1-like, giving the protein MSNLEFAPTDIIRFPSITDSNSMTLAADVSATATTTANIPSNMENNNNDENNNNNNNLDINNINDVSIIFDSSEEEVQNDISASIDFSTATQFHLPSSLDPHQQNQFDPSSLQSHHQLQVQQYHSDQSIVPLLGLPLSSVFEDDCLPLVPPYNIRSNPSCSSASGSFLDASTGSYQLQNNLGSTMSAENAAMFHGNMFVGGNDMHNQDLDFHSENGGIFCTDPLSRIFNSNELQVINSSSIHESQHLVSGIGNSSGLASELTSLDDSTFKVGKLSAEQRKEKIHRYMKKRNERNFSKKIKYACRKTLADSRPRVRGRFAKNDEFGEVSRATCGSLDDDTCDDVAVKEEEDMVDSSDIFAHISGVNSLKCNYSIQSWI; this is encoded by the exons ATGTCAAATCTCGAATTTGCCCCCACAGACATCATAAGGTTCCCAAGTATTACCGATAGCAATAGCATGACACTTGCTGCTGATGTCTCAGCCACAGCCACAACAACCGCCAATATTCCTTCAAACATGGAAAACAACAACAACGACGAgaacaataacaataacaacAACCTCGACATCAACAACATCAACGATGTCTCGATAATATTTGATTCGTCCGAGGAAGAAGTCCAAAACGACATCTCAGCTTCAATAGATTTTTCCACGGCCACACAATTCCATCTTCCTTCATCTTTAGATCCTCATCAACAAAACCAATTTGACCCGTCTTCTCTTCAATCACATCATCAACTCCAAGTCCAACAATATCATTCCGATCAATCCATTGTTCCTCTGTTAGGCCTACCATTATCATCCGTCTTCGAAGATGATTGTCTCCCTCTCGTGCCTCCTTATAACATTCGGTCCAACCCTTCGTGTTCTTCGGCTTCAGGGTCATTTCTCGACGCGTCAACAGGTTCTTATCAACTTCAAAACAACTTGGGTTCCACAATGTCTGCTGAGAATGCTGCAATGTTCCATGGAAACATGTTTGTGGGTGGTAATGATATGCATAATCAAGATTTGGACTTTCATAGCGAAAACGGTGGAATCTTCTGCACTGATCCCCTGTCTCGGATTTTTAACTCGAATGAGTTGCAGGTAATTAACTCTAGCTCAATCCA TGAGAGCCAACATCTTGTGAGTGGAATTGGGAATTCAAGTGGTTTAGCATCAGAGCTAACGAGTTTAGATGATTCCACATTCAAAGTTGGGAAGCTTTCTGCAGAACAGAGGAAGGAGAAGATTCATAGatacatgaagaagagaaatgaGAGGAATTTCAGCAAGAAAATAAAG TATGCTTGCCGCAAAACGTTAGCAGACAGCAGGCCAAGAGTCCGAGGAAGGTTTGCTAAGAACGATGAATTTGGGGAAGTCTCAAGAGCAACTTGTGGGAGTCTTGATGATGACACATGTGATGAT